From the genome of Seriola aureovittata isolate HTS-2021-v1 ecotype China chromosome 6, ASM2101889v1, whole genome shotgun sequence, one region includes:
- the slc44a5b gene encoding choline transporter-like protein 5-B isoform X5: protein MARKTDIPSSYYGEPRKFDPNFRGPIHNRSCTDVVCCVIFVIVILGYIALGTVAWIHGDPRKVVYPTDSHGQFCGQKNTPNANKAILFYFNMLKCANPAVLINLQCPTTQLCVSKCPDRFDTLPNAWKTNKWEYYKQFCKPGFVIGSKSVTEVMRDEDCPSIIVPSRPFLQRCFPDFITRNGLLTVANQTMFRDGDNNERSVSDLKDAANQVTAMQQGVERGIASLLSAKEVGMKIFEDYANSWMWILTGLVITMIVSLLFILLLRYTAGVLLWLIVFGAIASVGYGIWHCYWEYSTLRGKPGSNVTISDIGFHTDFSIYLKISETWLIFMISLSVIEAIIVIILIFLRTRLRIAVALLKEGSKAISYIMSTLFYPIITFFLLAICIAYWAVTAVFLASSGYAVYRVTPADDKCMYANLTCNPKTFSQTNITKVCPGSQCMFAFYGGESVYHRYILLLHLCNLFVFLWLVNFTIALGQCTLAGAFASYYWALKKPKDIPTCPLYSSFSRAIRYHTGSLAFGSLIIAVVQTVRIVLMYLDQKLKGSQNACTRYLLCCLKCCFWCLEHFIKFINRNAYIMIAIYGKNFCTSSKDAFFLLMRNVIRVAVLDKVTDFLLFLGKLLISGSVGVLAFFFFTRQIPVIQEEVPSLNYYWVPLLTVIFGSYMVAHGFFNVYAMCVDTLFLCFLWDLEVNDGTPQRPFYMNRSLRSILNK, encoded by the exons GTGAGCCACGCAAGTTCGACCCAAACTTCAGAGGGCCTATTCATAACAG gaGCTGCACTGATGTGGTTTGCTGTGTTATCTTTGTCATTGTCATCCTCGGCTACATCGCTCTGGGAACCGTGG CCTGGATCCATGGCGACCCCAGGAAGGTCGTCTATCCAACCGACAGCCACGGTCAGTTCTGTGGCCAGAAGAACACCCCCAATGC AAACAAAGCCATATTATTCTACTTCAACATGTTGAAATGTGCCAATCCTGCAGTTTTAATTAACCTACAGTGCCCTACAACCCAG ctctgtgtctcCAAGTGCCCTGACAGATTTGACACTCTCCCTAATGCATGGAAAACCAATAAGTGGGAATATTACAAGCAATTCTGCAAGCCAGGCTTCGTGATTGGCAGTAAG TCAGTGACAGAAGTCATGCGGGATGAAGACTGCCCATCTATAATTGTGCCAAGCAGACCTT tCCTTCAGCGGTGCTTCCCTGATTTCATTACAAGAAATGGACTTTTAACCGTAGCCAATCAGACCATGTTCAGAGATGGTGACAATAATGAGAGAAGTGTCAGCGACCTCAAAGATGCTGCCAA cCAAGTAACCGCCATGCAGCAAGGAGTGGAAAG AGGTATCGCCAGTCTACTAAGTGCCAAAGAAGTTGGCATGAAGATCTTTGAGGATTATGCAAATTCCTGGATGTGGATCCTCAC tgGTCTGGTGATAACCATGATAGTCAGTCTGCTGTTTATCCTGCTGCTGCGCTACACGGCTGGTGTGCTCCTGTGGCTCATTGTCTTTGGTGCCATCGCTTCTGTCGGCTATG gtatCTGGCACTGCTACTGGGAATACAGTACTCTGAGAGGGAAGCCAGGTTCTAACGTCACCATCTCCGATATCGGCTTTCACACAGACTTCAGCATTTACCTTAAGATCAGCGAGACGTGGCTCATCTTCA TGATCTCGCTGTCAGTGATTGAGGCCATCATTGTGATTATACTGATATTTCTGAGGACGAGGCTGCGCATCGCTGTTGCATTACTGAAGGAGGGAAGCAA GGCCATTAGCTACATCATGTCCACTCTCTTCTACCCTATCATCACCTTTTTCCTTCTGGCCATCTGCATCGCTTACTGGGCTGTTACAGCAGT CTTCTTAGCATCATCTGGTTATGCAGTTTATAGGGTCACACCTGCTGATGATAAATGCATGTACGCCAACCTCACATGCAATCCAAAG ACCTTCAGTCAGACCAATATCACCAAAGTGTGCCCCGGGTCACAATGCATGTTCGCCTTCTATGGTGGGGAGAGTGTGTACCACCGCTACATTTTACTCCTCCATCTGTGTAACCTGTTCGTGTTCCTCTGGCTCGTCAACTTTACCATCGCCTTGGGCCAGTGCACCCTGGCTGGGGCCTTTGCTTCCTACTACTGGGCCCTGAAGAAGCCAAAAGACATCCCTACCTGTCCGCTTTACTCGTCATTTAGCAGAGCCATACG TTATCACACAGGTTCCCTCGCCTTCGGTTCTCTGATCATTGCCGTGGTGCAGACGGTCCGAATTGTTCTCATGTACCTGGATCAGAAACTGAAAG GTTCTCAAAATGCCTGCACTCGATACCTGCTTTGTTGCCTCAAATGCTGCTTCTGGTGCCTGGAACATTTCATCAAGTTTATAAACAGAAATGCATACATTATG ATAGCAATATATGGGAAGAACTTCTGCACCTCTTCCAAGGACGCTTTCTTCCTCTTGATGAGGAATGTTATTCG GGTGGCTGTCCTGGACAAGGTGACAGACTTCCTGCTCTTTTTGGGAAAACTGCTAATTTCAGGAAGTGTCG gtgtccttgcatttttcttcttcacacgTCAAATACCAGTCATTCAAGAGGAGGTGCCATCCCTTAATTACTACTGGGTGCCCCTTCTG ACGGTGATATTTGGATCTTACATGGTTGCACATGGCTTTTTTAACGTCTATGCCATGTGTGTGGACACATTGTTCCTGTGCTTTT TGTGGGATCTGGAGGTGAACGACGGCACTCCTCAGCGGCCATTCTACATGAACAGAAGCTTGCGGAGCATCCTCAACAAGTAG
- the slc44a5b gene encoding choline transporter-like protein 5-B isoform X6 — translation MARKTDIPSSYYGEPRKFDPNFRGPIHNRSCTDVVCCVIFVIVILGYIALGTVAWIHGDPRKVVYPTDSHGQFCGQKNTPNANKAILFYFNMLKCANPAVLINLQCPTTQLCVSKCPDRFDTLPNAWKTNKWEYYKQFCKPGFVIGSKSVTEVMRDEDCPSIIVPSRPFLQRCFPDFITRNGLLTVANQTMFRDGDNNERSVSDLKDAAKGIASLLSAKEVGMKIFEDYANSWMWILTGLVITMIVSLLFILLLRYTAGVLLWLIVFGAIASVGYGIWHCYWEYSTLRGKPGSNVTISDIGFHTDFSIYLKISETWLIFMISLSVIEAIIVIILIFLRTRLRIAVALLKEGSKAISYIMSTLFYPIITFFLLAICIAYWAVTAVFLASSGYAVYRVTPADDKCMYANLTCNPKTFSQTNITKVCPGSQCMFAFYGGESVYHRYILLLHLCNLFVFLWLVNFTIALGQCTLAGAFASYYWALKKPKDIPTCPLYSSFSRAIRYHTGSLAFGSLIIAVVQTVRIVLMYLDQKLKGSQNACTRYLLCCLKCCFWCLEHFIKFINRNAYIMIAIYGKNFCTSSKDAFFLLMRNVIRVAVLDKVTDFLLFLGKLLISGSVGVLAFFFFTRQIPVIQEEVPSLNYYWVPLLTVIFGSYMVAHGFFNVYAMCVDTLFLCFLWDLEVNDGTPQRPFYMNRSLRSILNK, via the exons GTGAGCCACGCAAGTTCGACCCAAACTTCAGAGGGCCTATTCATAACAG gaGCTGCACTGATGTGGTTTGCTGTGTTATCTTTGTCATTGTCATCCTCGGCTACATCGCTCTGGGAACCGTGG CCTGGATCCATGGCGACCCCAGGAAGGTCGTCTATCCAACCGACAGCCACGGTCAGTTCTGTGGCCAGAAGAACACCCCCAATGC AAACAAAGCCATATTATTCTACTTCAACATGTTGAAATGTGCCAATCCTGCAGTTTTAATTAACCTACAGTGCCCTACAACCCAG ctctgtgtctcCAAGTGCCCTGACAGATTTGACACTCTCCCTAATGCATGGAAAACCAATAAGTGGGAATATTACAAGCAATTCTGCAAGCCAGGCTTCGTGATTGGCAGTAAG TCAGTGACAGAAGTCATGCGGGATGAAGACTGCCCATCTATAATTGTGCCAAGCAGACCTT tCCTTCAGCGGTGCTTCCCTGATTTCATTACAAGAAATGGACTTTTAACCGTAGCCAATCAGACCATGTTCAGAGATGGTGACAATAATGAGAGAAGTGTCAGCGACCTCAAAGATGCTGCCAA AGGTATCGCCAGTCTACTAAGTGCCAAAGAAGTTGGCATGAAGATCTTTGAGGATTATGCAAATTCCTGGATGTGGATCCTCAC tgGTCTGGTGATAACCATGATAGTCAGTCTGCTGTTTATCCTGCTGCTGCGCTACACGGCTGGTGTGCTCCTGTGGCTCATTGTCTTTGGTGCCATCGCTTCTGTCGGCTATG gtatCTGGCACTGCTACTGGGAATACAGTACTCTGAGAGGGAAGCCAGGTTCTAACGTCACCATCTCCGATATCGGCTTTCACACAGACTTCAGCATTTACCTTAAGATCAGCGAGACGTGGCTCATCTTCA TGATCTCGCTGTCAGTGATTGAGGCCATCATTGTGATTATACTGATATTTCTGAGGACGAGGCTGCGCATCGCTGTTGCATTACTGAAGGAGGGAAGCAA GGCCATTAGCTACATCATGTCCACTCTCTTCTACCCTATCATCACCTTTTTCCTTCTGGCCATCTGCATCGCTTACTGGGCTGTTACAGCAGT CTTCTTAGCATCATCTGGTTATGCAGTTTATAGGGTCACACCTGCTGATGATAAATGCATGTACGCCAACCTCACATGCAATCCAAAG ACCTTCAGTCAGACCAATATCACCAAAGTGTGCCCCGGGTCACAATGCATGTTCGCCTTCTATGGTGGGGAGAGTGTGTACCACCGCTACATTTTACTCCTCCATCTGTGTAACCTGTTCGTGTTCCTCTGGCTCGTCAACTTTACCATCGCCTTGGGCCAGTGCACCCTGGCTGGGGCCTTTGCTTCCTACTACTGGGCCCTGAAGAAGCCAAAAGACATCCCTACCTGTCCGCTTTACTCGTCATTTAGCAGAGCCATACG TTATCACACAGGTTCCCTCGCCTTCGGTTCTCTGATCATTGCCGTGGTGCAGACGGTCCGAATTGTTCTCATGTACCTGGATCAGAAACTGAAAG GTTCTCAAAATGCCTGCACTCGATACCTGCTTTGTTGCCTCAAATGCTGCTTCTGGTGCCTGGAACATTTCATCAAGTTTATAAACAGAAATGCATACATTATG ATAGCAATATATGGGAAGAACTTCTGCACCTCTTCCAAGGACGCTTTCTTCCTCTTGATGAGGAATGTTATTCG GGTGGCTGTCCTGGACAAGGTGACAGACTTCCTGCTCTTTTTGGGAAAACTGCTAATTTCAGGAAGTGTCG gtgtccttgcatttttcttcttcacacgTCAAATACCAGTCATTCAAGAGGAGGTGCCATCCCTTAATTACTACTGGGTGCCCCTTCTG ACGGTGATATTTGGATCTTACATGGTTGCACATGGCTTTTTTAACGTCTATGCCATGTGTGTGGACACATTGTTCCTGTGCTTTT TGTGGGATCTGGAGGTGAACGACGGCACTCCTCAGCGGCCATTCTACATGAACAGAAGCTTGCGGAGCATCCTCAACAAGTAG
- the slc44a5b gene encoding choline transporter-like protein 5-B isoform X3, with protein sequence MARKTDIPSSYYGEPRKFDPNFRGPIHNRSCTDVVCCVIFVIVILGYIALGTVAWIHGDPRKVVYPTDSHGQFCGQKNTPNANKAILFYFNMLKCANPAVLINLQCPTTQLCVSKCPDRFDTLPNAWKTNKWEYYKQFCKPGFVIGSKSVTEVMRDEDCPSIIVPSRPFLQRCFPDFITRNGLLTVANQTMFRDGDNNERSVSDLKDAAKAANSAPKEFWTNFKGGIASLLSAKEVGMKIFEDYANSWMWILTGLVITMIVSLLFILLLRYTAGVLLWLIVFGAIASVGYGIWHCYWEYSTLRGKPGSNVTISDIGFHTDFSIYLKISETWLIFMISLSVIEAIIVIILIFLRTRLRIAVALLKEGSKAISYIMSTLFYPIITFFLLAICIAYWAVTAVFLASSGYAVYRVTPADDKCMYANLTCNPKTFSQTNITKVCPGSQCMFAFYGGESVYHRYILLLHLCNLFVFLWLVNFTIALGQCTLAGAFASYYWALKKPKDIPTCPLYSSFSRAIRYHTGSLAFGSLIIAVVQTVRIVLMYLDQKLKGSQNACTRYLLCCLKCCFWCLEHFIKFINRNAYIMIAIYGKNFCTSSKDAFFLLMRNVIRVAVLDKVTDFLLFLGKLLISGSVGVLAFFFFTRQIPVIQEEVPSLNYYWVPLLTVIFGSYMVAHGFFNVYAMCVDTLFLCFLWDLEVNDGTPQRPFYMNRSLRSILNK encoded by the exons GTGAGCCACGCAAGTTCGACCCAAACTTCAGAGGGCCTATTCATAACAG gaGCTGCACTGATGTGGTTTGCTGTGTTATCTTTGTCATTGTCATCCTCGGCTACATCGCTCTGGGAACCGTGG CCTGGATCCATGGCGACCCCAGGAAGGTCGTCTATCCAACCGACAGCCACGGTCAGTTCTGTGGCCAGAAGAACACCCCCAATGC AAACAAAGCCATATTATTCTACTTCAACATGTTGAAATGTGCCAATCCTGCAGTTTTAATTAACCTACAGTGCCCTACAACCCAG ctctgtgtctcCAAGTGCCCTGACAGATTTGACACTCTCCCTAATGCATGGAAAACCAATAAGTGGGAATATTACAAGCAATTCTGCAAGCCAGGCTTCGTGATTGGCAGTAAG TCAGTGACAGAAGTCATGCGGGATGAAGACTGCCCATCTATAATTGTGCCAAGCAGACCTT tCCTTCAGCGGTGCTTCCCTGATTTCATTACAAGAAATGGACTTTTAACCGTAGCCAATCAGACCATGTTCAGAGATGGTGACAATAATGAGAGAAGTGTCAGCGACCTCAAAGATGCTGCCAA GGCTGCCAACTCTGCACCCAAAGAGTTCTGGACTAATTTTAAAGG AGGTATCGCCAGTCTACTAAGTGCCAAAGAAGTTGGCATGAAGATCTTTGAGGATTATGCAAATTCCTGGATGTGGATCCTCAC tgGTCTGGTGATAACCATGATAGTCAGTCTGCTGTTTATCCTGCTGCTGCGCTACACGGCTGGTGTGCTCCTGTGGCTCATTGTCTTTGGTGCCATCGCTTCTGTCGGCTATG gtatCTGGCACTGCTACTGGGAATACAGTACTCTGAGAGGGAAGCCAGGTTCTAACGTCACCATCTCCGATATCGGCTTTCACACAGACTTCAGCATTTACCTTAAGATCAGCGAGACGTGGCTCATCTTCA TGATCTCGCTGTCAGTGATTGAGGCCATCATTGTGATTATACTGATATTTCTGAGGACGAGGCTGCGCATCGCTGTTGCATTACTGAAGGAGGGAAGCAA GGCCATTAGCTACATCATGTCCACTCTCTTCTACCCTATCATCACCTTTTTCCTTCTGGCCATCTGCATCGCTTACTGGGCTGTTACAGCAGT CTTCTTAGCATCATCTGGTTATGCAGTTTATAGGGTCACACCTGCTGATGATAAATGCATGTACGCCAACCTCACATGCAATCCAAAG ACCTTCAGTCAGACCAATATCACCAAAGTGTGCCCCGGGTCACAATGCATGTTCGCCTTCTATGGTGGGGAGAGTGTGTACCACCGCTACATTTTACTCCTCCATCTGTGTAACCTGTTCGTGTTCCTCTGGCTCGTCAACTTTACCATCGCCTTGGGCCAGTGCACCCTGGCTGGGGCCTTTGCTTCCTACTACTGGGCCCTGAAGAAGCCAAAAGACATCCCTACCTGTCCGCTTTACTCGTCATTTAGCAGAGCCATACG TTATCACACAGGTTCCCTCGCCTTCGGTTCTCTGATCATTGCCGTGGTGCAGACGGTCCGAATTGTTCTCATGTACCTGGATCAGAAACTGAAAG GTTCTCAAAATGCCTGCACTCGATACCTGCTTTGTTGCCTCAAATGCTGCTTCTGGTGCCTGGAACATTTCATCAAGTTTATAAACAGAAATGCATACATTATG ATAGCAATATATGGGAAGAACTTCTGCACCTCTTCCAAGGACGCTTTCTTCCTCTTGATGAGGAATGTTATTCG GGTGGCTGTCCTGGACAAGGTGACAGACTTCCTGCTCTTTTTGGGAAAACTGCTAATTTCAGGAAGTGTCG gtgtccttgcatttttcttcttcacacgTCAAATACCAGTCATTCAAGAGGAGGTGCCATCCCTTAATTACTACTGGGTGCCCCTTCTG ACGGTGATATTTGGATCTTACATGGTTGCACATGGCTTTTTTAACGTCTATGCCATGTGTGTGGACACATTGTTCCTGTGCTTTT TGTGGGATCTGGAGGTGAACGACGGCACTCCTCAGCGGCCATTCTACATGAACAGAAGCTTGCGGAGCATCCTCAACAAGTAG
- the slc44a5b gene encoding choline transporter-like protein 5-B isoform X1: MARKTDIPSSYYGEPRKFDPNFRGPIHNRSCTDVVCCVIFVIVILGYIALGTVAWIHGDPRKVVYPTDSHGQFCGQKNTPNANKAILFYFNMLKCANPAVLINLQCPTTQLCVSKCPDRFDTLPNAWKTNKWEYYKQFCKPGFVIGSKSVTEVMRDEDCPSIIVPSRPFLQRCFPDFITRNGLLTVANQTMFRDGDNNERSVSDLKDAAKAANSAPKEFWTNFKGGIASLLSAKEVGMKIFEDYANSWMWILTGLVITMIVSLLFILLLRYTAGVLLWLIVFGAIASVGYGIWHCYWEYSTLRGKPGSNVTISDIGFHTDFSIYLKISETWLIFMISLSVIEAIIVIILIFLRTRLRIAVALLKEGSKAISYIMSTLFYPIITFFLLAICIAYWAVTAVFLASSGYAVYRVTPADDKCMYANLTCNPKTFSQTNITKVCPGSQCMFAFYGGESVYHRYILLLHLCNLFVFLWLVNFTIALGQCTLAGAFASYYWALKKPKDIPTCPLYSSFSRAIRYHTGSLAFGSLIIAVVQTVRIVLMYLDQKLKGSQNACTRYLLCCLKCCFWCLEHFIKFINRNAYIMIAIYGKNFCTSSKDAFFLLMRNVIRVAVLDKVTDFLLFLGKLLISGSVGVLAFFFFTRQIPVIQEEVPSLNYYWVPLLTVIFGSYMVAHGFFNVYAMCVDTLFLCFCEDLERNDGSSSRPYYMSPGLHKILRRGEEGAKSCAAS, translated from the exons GTGAGCCACGCAAGTTCGACCCAAACTTCAGAGGGCCTATTCATAACAG gaGCTGCACTGATGTGGTTTGCTGTGTTATCTTTGTCATTGTCATCCTCGGCTACATCGCTCTGGGAACCGTGG CCTGGATCCATGGCGACCCCAGGAAGGTCGTCTATCCAACCGACAGCCACGGTCAGTTCTGTGGCCAGAAGAACACCCCCAATGC AAACAAAGCCATATTATTCTACTTCAACATGTTGAAATGTGCCAATCCTGCAGTTTTAATTAACCTACAGTGCCCTACAACCCAG ctctgtgtctcCAAGTGCCCTGACAGATTTGACACTCTCCCTAATGCATGGAAAACCAATAAGTGGGAATATTACAAGCAATTCTGCAAGCCAGGCTTCGTGATTGGCAGTAAG TCAGTGACAGAAGTCATGCGGGATGAAGACTGCCCATCTATAATTGTGCCAAGCAGACCTT tCCTTCAGCGGTGCTTCCCTGATTTCATTACAAGAAATGGACTTTTAACCGTAGCCAATCAGACCATGTTCAGAGATGGTGACAATAATGAGAGAAGTGTCAGCGACCTCAAAGATGCTGCCAA GGCTGCCAACTCTGCACCCAAAGAGTTCTGGACTAATTTTAAAGG AGGTATCGCCAGTCTACTAAGTGCCAAAGAAGTTGGCATGAAGATCTTTGAGGATTATGCAAATTCCTGGATGTGGATCCTCAC tgGTCTGGTGATAACCATGATAGTCAGTCTGCTGTTTATCCTGCTGCTGCGCTACACGGCTGGTGTGCTCCTGTGGCTCATTGTCTTTGGTGCCATCGCTTCTGTCGGCTATG gtatCTGGCACTGCTACTGGGAATACAGTACTCTGAGAGGGAAGCCAGGTTCTAACGTCACCATCTCCGATATCGGCTTTCACACAGACTTCAGCATTTACCTTAAGATCAGCGAGACGTGGCTCATCTTCA TGATCTCGCTGTCAGTGATTGAGGCCATCATTGTGATTATACTGATATTTCTGAGGACGAGGCTGCGCATCGCTGTTGCATTACTGAAGGAGGGAAGCAA GGCCATTAGCTACATCATGTCCACTCTCTTCTACCCTATCATCACCTTTTTCCTTCTGGCCATCTGCATCGCTTACTGGGCTGTTACAGCAGT CTTCTTAGCATCATCTGGTTATGCAGTTTATAGGGTCACACCTGCTGATGATAAATGCATGTACGCCAACCTCACATGCAATCCAAAG ACCTTCAGTCAGACCAATATCACCAAAGTGTGCCCCGGGTCACAATGCATGTTCGCCTTCTATGGTGGGGAGAGTGTGTACCACCGCTACATTTTACTCCTCCATCTGTGTAACCTGTTCGTGTTCCTCTGGCTCGTCAACTTTACCATCGCCTTGGGCCAGTGCACCCTGGCTGGGGCCTTTGCTTCCTACTACTGGGCCCTGAAGAAGCCAAAAGACATCCCTACCTGTCCGCTTTACTCGTCATTTAGCAGAGCCATACG TTATCACACAGGTTCCCTCGCCTTCGGTTCTCTGATCATTGCCGTGGTGCAGACGGTCCGAATTGTTCTCATGTACCTGGATCAGAAACTGAAAG GTTCTCAAAATGCCTGCACTCGATACCTGCTTTGTTGCCTCAAATGCTGCTTCTGGTGCCTGGAACATTTCATCAAGTTTATAAACAGAAATGCATACATTATG ATAGCAATATATGGGAAGAACTTCTGCACCTCTTCCAAGGACGCTTTCTTCCTCTTGATGAGGAATGTTATTCG GGTGGCTGTCCTGGACAAGGTGACAGACTTCCTGCTCTTTTTGGGAAAACTGCTAATTTCAGGAAGTGTCG gtgtccttgcatttttcttcttcacacgTCAAATACCAGTCATTCAAGAGGAGGTGCCATCCCTTAATTACTACTGGGTGCCCCTTCTG ACGGTGATATTTGGATCTTACATGGTTGCACATGGCTTTTTTAACGTCTATGCCATGTGTGTGGACACATTGTTCCTGTGCTTTT GTGAAGACCTGGAGAGGAATGATGGTTCTTCCTCCAGGCCCTACTACATGTCTCCTGGCCTGCACAAGATCCTGCGCAGAGGCGAGGAGGGTGCCAAATCATGCGCTGCCTCCTGA
- the slc44a5b gene encoding choline transporter-like protein 5-B isoform X4 — MARKTDIPSSYYGEPRKFDPNFRGPIHNRSCTDVVCCVIFVIVILGYIALGTVAWIHGDPRKVVYPTDSHGQFCGQKNTPNANKAILFYFNMLKCANPAVLINLQCPTTQLCVSKCPDRFDTLPNAWKTNKWEYYKQFCKPGFVIGSKSVTEVMRDEDCPSIIVPSRPFLQRCFPDFITRNGLLTVANQTMFRDGDNNERSVSDLKDAAKGIASLLSAKEVGMKIFEDYANSWMWILTGLVITMIVSLLFILLLRYTAGVLLWLIVFGAIASVGYGIWHCYWEYSTLRGKPGSNVTISDIGFHTDFSIYLKISETWLIFMISLSVIEAIIVIILIFLRTRLRIAVALLKEGSKAISYIMSTLFYPIITFFLLAICIAYWAVTAVFLASSGYAVYRVTPADDKCMYANLTCNPKTFSQTNITKVCPGSQCMFAFYGGESVYHRYILLLHLCNLFVFLWLVNFTIALGQCTLAGAFASYYWALKKPKDIPTCPLYSSFSRAIRYHTGSLAFGSLIIAVVQTVRIVLMYLDQKLKGSQNACTRYLLCCLKCCFWCLEHFIKFINRNAYIMIAIYGKNFCTSSKDAFFLLMRNVIRVAVLDKVTDFLLFLGKLLISGSVGVLAFFFFTRQIPVIQEEVPSLNYYWVPLLTVIFGSYMVAHGFFNVYAMCVDTLFLCFCEDLERNDGSSSRPYYMSPGLHKILRRGEEGAKSCAAS; from the exons GTGAGCCACGCAAGTTCGACCCAAACTTCAGAGGGCCTATTCATAACAG gaGCTGCACTGATGTGGTTTGCTGTGTTATCTTTGTCATTGTCATCCTCGGCTACATCGCTCTGGGAACCGTGG CCTGGATCCATGGCGACCCCAGGAAGGTCGTCTATCCAACCGACAGCCACGGTCAGTTCTGTGGCCAGAAGAACACCCCCAATGC AAACAAAGCCATATTATTCTACTTCAACATGTTGAAATGTGCCAATCCTGCAGTTTTAATTAACCTACAGTGCCCTACAACCCAG ctctgtgtctcCAAGTGCCCTGACAGATTTGACACTCTCCCTAATGCATGGAAAACCAATAAGTGGGAATATTACAAGCAATTCTGCAAGCCAGGCTTCGTGATTGGCAGTAAG TCAGTGACAGAAGTCATGCGGGATGAAGACTGCCCATCTATAATTGTGCCAAGCAGACCTT tCCTTCAGCGGTGCTTCCCTGATTTCATTACAAGAAATGGACTTTTAACCGTAGCCAATCAGACCATGTTCAGAGATGGTGACAATAATGAGAGAAGTGTCAGCGACCTCAAAGATGCTGCCAA AGGTATCGCCAGTCTACTAAGTGCCAAAGAAGTTGGCATGAAGATCTTTGAGGATTATGCAAATTCCTGGATGTGGATCCTCAC tgGTCTGGTGATAACCATGATAGTCAGTCTGCTGTTTATCCTGCTGCTGCGCTACACGGCTGGTGTGCTCCTGTGGCTCATTGTCTTTGGTGCCATCGCTTCTGTCGGCTATG gtatCTGGCACTGCTACTGGGAATACAGTACTCTGAGAGGGAAGCCAGGTTCTAACGTCACCATCTCCGATATCGGCTTTCACACAGACTTCAGCATTTACCTTAAGATCAGCGAGACGTGGCTCATCTTCA TGATCTCGCTGTCAGTGATTGAGGCCATCATTGTGATTATACTGATATTTCTGAGGACGAGGCTGCGCATCGCTGTTGCATTACTGAAGGAGGGAAGCAA GGCCATTAGCTACATCATGTCCACTCTCTTCTACCCTATCATCACCTTTTTCCTTCTGGCCATCTGCATCGCTTACTGGGCTGTTACAGCAGT CTTCTTAGCATCATCTGGTTATGCAGTTTATAGGGTCACACCTGCTGATGATAAATGCATGTACGCCAACCTCACATGCAATCCAAAG ACCTTCAGTCAGACCAATATCACCAAAGTGTGCCCCGGGTCACAATGCATGTTCGCCTTCTATGGTGGGGAGAGTGTGTACCACCGCTACATTTTACTCCTCCATCTGTGTAACCTGTTCGTGTTCCTCTGGCTCGTCAACTTTACCATCGCCTTGGGCCAGTGCACCCTGGCTGGGGCCTTTGCTTCCTACTACTGGGCCCTGAAGAAGCCAAAAGACATCCCTACCTGTCCGCTTTACTCGTCATTTAGCAGAGCCATACG TTATCACACAGGTTCCCTCGCCTTCGGTTCTCTGATCATTGCCGTGGTGCAGACGGTCCGAATTGTTCTCATGTACCTGGATCAGAAACTGAAAG GTTCTCAAAATGCCTGCACTCGATACCTGCTTTGTTGCCTCAAATGCTGCTTCTGGTGCCTGGAACATTTCATCAAGTTTATAAACAGAAATGCATACATTATG ATAGCAATATATGGGAAGAACTTCTGCACCTCTTCCAAGGACGCTTTCTTCCTCTTGATGAGGAATGTTATTCG GGTGGCTGTCCTGGACAAGGTGACAGACTTCCTGCTCTTTTTGGGAAAACTGCTAATTTCAGGAAGTGTCG gtgtccttgcatttttcttcttcacacgTCAAATACCAGTCATTCAAGAGGAGGTGCCATCCCTTAATTACTACTGGGTGCCCCTTCTG ACGGTGATATTTGGATCTTACATGGTTGCACATGGCTTTTTTAACGTCTATGCCATGTGTGTGGACACATTGTTCCTGTGCTTTT GTGAAGACCTGGAGAGGAATGATGGTTCTTCCTCCAGGCCCTACTACATGTCTCCTGGCCTGCACAAGATCCTGCGCAGAGGCGAGGAGGGTGCCAAATCATGCGCTGCCTCCTGA